A region from the Branchiostoma lanceolatum isolate klBraLanc5 chromosome 2, klBraLanc5.hap2, whole genome shotgun sequence genome encodes:
- the LOC136427711 gene encoding ATP-dependent RNA helicase DDX24-like — translation MAASNAKSGGGRRNGKKSKSASMKDLFKNVEADYPVPRRTKGTEIMEQGSWKPVKLDQSLFSSDDLSGFVGLEELTEYELCQEGKQKQKKAKKQKKKSEEQKAEDHDEENLEEDTSKLKKEMDVLGTEEKGTKPKIQKPAKKLKRKAQEEEEGQVMEVNSNQSDDGSKGNTDAKEEVIEPLKKKQRTEISEPSSKKKDEDCKDESVDQTETDAATEGGTKKSGKSRKERRNERRQKRLVMLKKQREEKREKKKQEKKTPLAKEHSYKPQSVAKKSMNADMSSWIPLFVPGVVLRGLADKGFTQPTPIQAQTIPQAIQAHKDVVGAAETGSGKTLAFGIPILHRILEWKERNCQSKDGNLGNQDEEVPEGTAEDDDDDDDNDQEMEVPEVEGDKVEEEEDEDEELVLDSAGLGCVHVEDDITLPPELEALQQTPPQPAPTPLKVVSPLLALVLTPTRELAVQVANHIKAAAKYTNVKVAVLVGGMALQKQKRVLDRQPEIIVATPGRLWEMVEQGHPHLSDLNQLQCLVIDEADRMVERGHFAELGTLLDKINGEGRNRRRQTFVFSATLTMVHAGPQRKIMKKKFKMDKDKKLGQLMDRVGIRSKPLVVDLSRQQGTVDTLTEARITCSTEEKDIYLYYFLLQYPGRTLVFANSIDCIRRLTSLLGLLQKSPLALHANMHQKQRLKNLERFSANENGLLLATDVAARGLDIPDVQHVIHYQVPRTSETYVHRSGRTARAQKEGLTLLLTGPEDAQYYKRICKTLGKDEDLPVFPTEPQFLSAVKARVAAARRIDVGEHRYMKKKHHNDWFLQQAKEMDIDLDEDEVLHDLGDSQEQDKVLSELKDMKKGLTKMLKAPIFPKGFSGLYPIQYGQPNLPRLPNAVAATLAVSNSRKKKQKF, via the exons AAAAAGTGGCGGAGGCAGGCGAAACGGGAAGAAATCGAAGTCTGCAAGCATGAAG gATTTGTTCAAAAATGTTGAAGCGGACTATCCTGTTCCTCGGAGGACGAAAGGAACAGAAATCATGGAACAGGGCTCATGGAAACCTGTCAAGCTTGACCAATCACTTTTCTCATCAGATGATCTCTCCGGGTTTGTTGGCTTGGAGGAACTCACAGAGTATGAGCTCTGTCAAgagggaaaacaaaaacagaaaaaagcaaagaaacaaaagaagaaaagtgaAGAGCAGAAAGCTGAAGACCACGATGAAGAAAACTTAGAAGAAGATACAAGCAAGCTTAAGAAGGAGATGGACGTCCTTGGTACAGAAGAAAAGGGTACCAAACCCAAGATCCAGAAGCCAGCAAAGAAACTGAAAAGAAAAGCtcaagaagaggaggagggacAAGTGATGGAGGTAAACAGCAACCAATCAGATGATGGGTCAAAGGGCAACACTGATGCAAAGGAAGAGGTCATTGAACCTTTAAAGAAGAAGCAAAGGACTGAAATCTCCGAGCCATCTTCAAAGAAGAAGGATGAAGACTGTAAAGATGAAAGTGTTGACCAAACTGAAACAGATGCTGCAACTGAAGGTGGGACAAAGAAGTCAGGGAAGTCTCGGAAGGAAAGGAGAAATGAAAGAAGACAAAAGAGACTGGTAATGCTTAAAAAACAGAGagaagaaaagagagaaaagaaaaagcAAGAAAAGAAGACACCACTTGCAAAAGAACATAGCTATAAGCCTCAGTCAGTAGCCAAGAAAAGCATGAATGCAG ACATGTCCTCCTGGATCCCACTGTTTGTCCCTGGTGTGGTGTTGAGAGGTTTGGCTGACAAGGGCTTCACACAGCCGACACCCATACAGGCACAGACCATCCCACAGGCCATACAGGCTCATAAGGATGTGGTGGGAGCAGCAGAAACA ggGAGTGGGAAAACCCTGGCTTTTGGGATCCCTATCTTACACAGGATCCTAGAATGGAAGGAGAGGAACTGTCAGTCAAAGGATGGTAACCTAGGCAACCAGGATGAGGAAGTACCAGAGGGTACAgctgaggatgatgatgatgatgatgataatgaccaGGAGATGGAGGTACCTGAAGTAGAGGGGGACAAAGttgaggaggaggaagatgaagacGAAGAGTTAGTCTTAGAT AGTGCAGGTTTGGGGTGTGTACATGTGGAAGATGACATCACACTGCCTCCAGAGCTAGAGGCTCTACAGCAAACCCCTCCCCAGCCAGCCCCCACCCCCCTGAAGGTAGTCTCCCCCCTGCTGGCACTGGTGCTCACCCCCACCCGGGAACTGGCCGTTCAGGTGGCCAATCACATCAAGGCTGCTGCCAAGTACACCAATGTCAAG GTGGCTGTACTAGTTGGAGGAATGGCACTACAGAAACAGAAAAGAGTGTTGGACAGACAGCCTGAGATCATTGTGGCAACTCCAGGTAGACTTTGGGAGATGGTGGAACAG GGCCACCCCCACCTGAGTGACCTGAACCAGCTGCAGTGCCTGGTGATTGACGAGGCAGACAGGATGGTGGAGAGGGGACACTTCGCCGAGCTGGGCACCCTGCTGGACAAGATCAATGG GGAAGGCAGAAACCGTAGAAGGCAGACGTTTGTGTTCTCTGCCACACTCACAATGGTGCACGCAGGGCCACAGAGAAAGATAATGAAGAAGAAATTTAAGATGGACAAAGACAAGAAACTTG GTCAGCTGATGGACAGAGTGGGCATCAGAAGTAAACCCTTAGTGGTGGACCTGAGTCGTCAGCAGGGGACGGTGGACACTCTGACTGAGGCCAGGATAACCTGTTCTACTGAGGAGAAG GACATCTACCTGTACTActtcctgctgcagtacccgGGGAGGACGCTAGTCTTTGCAAACAGCATCGACTGTATCCGCAGGCTGACATCTCTCCTGGGGCTGTTGCAGAAGAGCCCCCTAGCTCTCCATGCAAACATGCACCAGAAACAGAGGCTGAAGAATCTGGAGAG GTTCTCAGCCAATGAGAATGGTCTGCTCCTGGCGACCGACGTGGCGGCTCGAGGGCTGGACATCCCTGATGTGCAGCATGTCATTCACTACCAGGTTCCCCGCACCTCAGAG ACATATGTACACCGCAGTGGGCGAACTGCACGTGCCCAGAAGGAAGGGCTGACGCTTCTCCTGACAGGACCAGAGGATGCCCAGTACTACAAGAGGATCTGTAAGACACTCGGCAAAG ATGAGGACCTGCCAGTGTTCCCCACAGAGCCCCAGTTCCTGTCTGCCGTGAAGGCCAGGGTAGCAGCTGCCCGCAGGATCGATGTGGGAGAACATCGATACATGAAGAAGAAACACCACAATGATTGGTTCTTACAGCAG GCCAAGGAGATGGACATAGACCTGGATGAAGATGAGGTCCTTCATGACCTTGGAGACTCACAGGAGCAGGATAAGGTCCTTAGTGAACTCAAGGACATGAAAA AGGGCCTGACTAAGATGCTGAAGGCTCCAATCTTTCCTAAAGGCTTCTCGGGGCTCTACCCCATCCAGTATGGTCAGCCCAACCTCCCAAGGCTTCCCA ATGCTGTAGCGGCCACCCTTGCAGTGAGTAACAGCCGCAAGAAGAAACAGAAGTTTTAA